The genomic segment NNNNNNNNNNNNNNNNNNNNNNNNNNNNNNNNNNNNNNNNNNNNNNNNNNNNNNNNNNNNNNNNNNNNNNNNNNNNNNNNNNNNNNNNNNNNNNNNNNNNNNNNNNNNNNNNNNNNNNNNNNNNNNNNNNNNNNNNNNNNNNNNNNNNNNNNNNNNNNNNNNNNNNNNNNNNNNNNNNNNNNNNNNNNNNNNNNNNNNNNNNNNNNNNNNNNNNNNNNNNNNNNNNNNNNNNNNNNNNNNNNNNNNNNNNNNNNNNNNNNNNNNNNNNNNNNNNNNNNNNNNNNNNNNNNNNNNNNTGCCCAACTCTGTTTTGGAGTGGTCTATTCAGAATCTTCTTAAAagggttttactgtaaaataagATTGTAAAGAGTCTCAGCAAACAGGCAAAGTATGTTTAAAGGAAAACATTTAAAAGTATTATTTCAATGAGTCATGGGAACAATTTCTAGGCTCATAAGGCTCAAGGGGAAGTACCTTGTGGAAGTTGTGGAAATGGTGTCATTTCGACCATCGTTATCTACTAAACTAGAAGCAGTTAATACTCTCACGAACACTTATCAAACACCTTGCTTGATAAGTGTTGCGTTGCAGTAATAAGGGGCTAtttataaattacgtcatttcaaattagggggggggggggggggggaggaaacggtgtcattcgaagcatgattttttatgattttaggggggggtcCTACTTCAGTTTATATTTGCGATTTTGTAAATTACGCTGCTTCCAATCTTCTTGCTTTAAACGTACGCCCAAATTGCCCGAATGCAGAGTTTGCGCCTTATGCGATCCTTGCATGAGTTGCGTTAATTAGGCGCGCTATCTGAAGCAAACTTACGCGAGCACTCGCCTCGTTTAGGTGGTCTGTTCGCACCTTAAAACCTACATGTTGTATGTAAAAAACCGTacgttccgtactttttagtatttgttgttatagcggcaacagaaatacatcatctgtgaaaatttcaactgtcattCTATTCATGATTACAGCCtggtcacggttcatgagttacagcctggtgacagacagatggatggacagtggagtcttggtaatagggtcccgtttttaccctttgggtatggaaccctaaaaagtaacaaTTATAGTATATAGTACAAAAAATTACCCTAACAAATCTTTAAGAAATCTGTTTTTTAGCCACGGGTATCAAAATGCTCATAGCGTGAGCACTCTAGGGTTAATTTAACTACAGCacgcagcagcagcagcagtacgcgatacacggccgtcttAAACgttgctcgcactgttagtgcttgagaaaggtgACCTAGGCTCTCCGGAACATgtgcgcgagtgactaaaacaagtgagtcttaACCGTAAAATAATTCAATGTTATTATGTCTCACAACAGATTAAATTCTATTAATTGAACTGCTTCTAAACTTACAGCCATAAGGTCCTGCATCTGCGGGTTGGAGGTGATGAGCGTGCGCATGTTCTCGGGATCATTCATCATCTGCTGCACCAGCGGGTTGTCCAGCACCTGGCGCAGCATGTCGGGGTTGGACAGGAGCTCTTGTTGCATGCGGGCCTGAAATTAAACTTTGTTAGTATGAACTTGTGAAGTAGCTTAACAAGTAGGGATGCTATTGAATATAGTATTGTTGATGTGTGGAGtaacaaattataaattcaCCTGGTAAAGGGTGCCATTGAATAGCcaggtccacacagagcgagcatacgcgcgaggcaatttcctcgcgcacaaaacggccagtaAAGTAAAAGAAAACCTAGGTAGGCCAGGTTCAACATTTACACTGCTAATAGTCCTAGTTCTAATGCTCCTGCacatttttggcatttttttgtGATATACATAAAATCAAAGGAAAAGATAGTCTGCTagtataaatattatacagtTTTAAAGCAATTATACTTGGGTCTTCCTCAAAGTAAACTTACACTTGTATCGAGAAGACACTTTTCCATGAACAAATTTTATTTCTATCTGTAGTCAGGAAGGTAAGgaaatggtataattattacttatgatATAATGGTATAATTATCAATGTTCATTACATATTACAATGAGACATTTGTTATTCTATCTAAGCTAACTCTGGACCACCTTGAATAGCACAAAGTGAGGAGCCGCCATTATAAAgatcatattttcataaaaattcaaCATTAATGATAACATTGCCACAATTAGTCATTGAAAATGTGATGCATAGTtagcttggtccaactctataaacacataaataaataatgcaatGAATGCTGATATAATTAAAGTTGTAACATGCTGCATTTTTGGATTAATTTAATAGTCATTAAAATGAAACCTGATTATGTACTGTTATTCTCATTAACCTGAAGCttcctattaaatattttaggcaTACAAAAATTGACATTACAATTTTTATTTCTTCCTATACTTTGTTTCACACAGAAAGTTAAAGAATCTTATTTCTAGAAATAGACAGAAATAACATTATACCTGCAAGTCCATAAAAGTGCTCTGTCCAAGACCCAAGCTCTCAAGCCCAGCTAAACCTCCTAATGAGTTCAACCCAAATGGAGTGGCTCCAATATCAGCTGAAATCATACAAATTGGTTACACTCGTAAACATAATAATTGAAAACATGACAAGGTGACATAGCATATAttgaataggtaggtatagtgtTGTATACACGTCAGTTGGTTGGTTACCTGGGGGTCGGCGCGGGCCGCCCTCCGGCTCGGGCCGGGGCGGCGTCTTGATCACGAGGTGGACTGTCAGCCCGTCCTTGATGTTGTGCTGCTTCAGCGTGTCGGCATCGTTCATAATCTTTCCGGCAAAGATAAGACATAGCTGCTCCGGTTCCGCTCCGAACCGCGGTCCGAGCGCTTCCTTCAACTGAAATCATCACGACAAATTACACTCCCGTTGCCTAATGATTGAATAAATGTCGTCACTGATTGCGTATGCAATATCTGTGTTATTACGCCATGAGTAAGGTTTCCGATGGTGGCGTACTTACTTTTCTAATGTCGGCATCTTCTTCGATGTCCACTTGTTGTTTTTCTTTTGGGGTTTTTACTGTAATTGTGATTTTTTTGGGATCATCTTGGCCTTCTGCCATTTTGGCAAATATAGATATATGACTCTGGACTTTGGCGGAAAACTGAAAATATGTACAAGCACTATAGAATTTGACGACTCTCGTTGACTTGACTTGACGGCTCATAAATTTCTTGTCTATGACAGATTAATTCGTCTATGGCATTTTAGTGTTGCCATGCCTTTCGATATCACCGATATGGGAGCCACTAATGTACAACCAAATAATGCTCAACCCAAGAATGTACAGCCCAATAATTGGCGTCCATGGTGGACGCGTATTATTGGGCTGTACATTCCTGGGTTGAGCATTCTCGGTCCGCGCAAGATTGGTCCGGGGCGATAATACGAAGCCACTCTTTTCACAGGGCAATAATGTACGACCCCATAATTCGCGTCCACTAATTTGAGTCCCTTGGCTTTCAATTATTGGGCTGCGCATTATTGGTACAGGTCGAGAAAGCCCGACCCAATAATGTACGACCCAATAATTGGAAGCCAAAAACCagagacatttttttttttaagggagCTGTCAAAATTAGTAGGGACGTTCTGACATTAGCTCttgacaatttaaaaataatcggttttttctaGTGCCATCTTTCAGTGACATTGACAGTATTGACACTTGTTGGTttacaaatacaataaataaattctaataAAAGAAACAGTAGACTCAGTAGAGGTACGAGGTactgaaaaaatattaattaatggaGAAGCCGAAGTTGGAGGTAAGTGCCGCAATTCAACaacttaagctaaaaaaatcttCGTGTCCGCATGGTATTCCCTCGTGCGTATGGACTGTACAGCATGGTGCATGGTGCATGGTGCTGACGGAGCCGCTATGGCACATATTTAACCTCTGTCTCGAGCTAGAAGTATTCCCAGAAATTTGGAAAATTACTTGAGTGATGACCAGTACTGAAAGGTGGATCAGGAGATAAGGCAAGAGGGTTTCGACTTTCGACCGACACAAAGTTTGTACCCCACACTTAATTTAGACTGCATGAGAGACAGACAGCAGTAAGTATGTAGATTATGAAGGGCACAGATTGAAACCAGCAGTGACATGGCAGTTTGTTCAAAAGAATATCTTGGTTATATTTgacaaccggtctggcctagtgggtgcctagcctagtgaccctgcctgtgaagctgatggttctgggttcaaatcctggttagGGAATTTATTTGTTTGATGAGACAGATATTTGTATATtgaataattatattgttgtctggGTGCCCACAACACatgccttcttgagcttaccgtgggacttagtcaatttgtgtaaaaatgtcccaatatatttatttatattgagaTTGACTGAGAAAACAAGGTGTATGCTACAAGGAGCAGGTTTCTGCAAAACATATCGGTGAGTCCATTAAGACAGCTGTTTATCAGAAAAACTGAGACTGGGTCACTGATCAATTGGATCAAACACCATCAAAAACTACTACTTAAGAgcaaaaaaattgtgtttataGGTTGAGCAAAACTACAAAAGGATACATACCTATGTTGGTGGATCcccttagttagttagttatactgggcattttccgcatgTTGACAACCATtggcctattttgcgtgaaaacgaggtagcactactctatagttagttttttttttagcattagaaaatataaggtaaacaatcttgatgtgtcttttaattgaaaaacacagtctaaaaataagttacggcaaatatgtaacaattatgaatctaatatgttcatttatattcttctgctttcttaCCGTTCGTCAACTGTTTCTGCATAAAATAGTTGTGATCACCCATATATCATCTAAACACTTGACTTGTTACAATTCACTCCTTAAAAAGCGCATATTTAATTTACCAGTACCTAAAGTATCATCTGCATTTGCTAAATGTTTTCGGGGACTACATAAAGGCAGCAACTTACAACGCCATTCTCAAGCACTGTGATTTAAAAGATAGCACTGCAAATGAGGCCAAAAACACTACCTATAAGCTACTTCAATCACTGAGTTACACAGAGACAGAAGCTATTTTGCAAAGTGTCACTTCACTGTAATTTTTACCTTAGACTATGTTAATtgttcatttttagttttaagtattaaatgtaagttttaatgttattatgtgatattatattaatagtaTGACCTGCACACGATAACGAAACTCTGTTATACAAGTGTAATtggttccccgcgatacaggtgtaacctagtgcgggggcccctggtaactatgtttgtaacagtttttagaaataaattattcttattcttgtTCTTAtgagtaatagttattgatttttaaaaagcgtttttcaactaaaagacgtgtcaagattgcttaccttcttccaagttctttctaatgctaaaaaaaacgaactatagccaccccagctcctccatgacacctagcagtgtcttcaggttgctaactgcctccttcaATGTGCACGGAGTCCCTAGGTATTGGTTCCTGTATACTTCTACCTTCTACCTACAGTGTAGGAGAATATGCTTTactgtttcttcttcttccatgcacactctgcacatggggctgtctgttttacccatattatgtaggtgtttgattagtgcagcggtcggcagcaagcggcccgcgaacctctcatttgcggcccgcgagcctttcactagcggcccgcgaacctctcacttgcacCCCGCGAGCCTCCtaggctattttgtatgtaatattgacaaacgacaatgtctgataaagtcataaatattaacaaagtgcggcccgcatcaacttcggtaactactatttggtccttggctgctaaaaggttgccgaccgctggattAGTCTGTTATGTCCTGTGATTAATCCTACTATTTTGCGTAGTTGGTGTCTGGGTGTttttagtaatattttggtgtaaGCTTGTAGTTTTGTTCTTTGGTCTGCCTACAGGTGTACATTTTAGTCCAGTACTTATTGTGAAGCTGTTTGTGATGTTGGTCTAGCTGGTTTCTGAACCTTTCCTGGCCAGTTCATCCGCTGCATCGTTTCCTCTTGATCCACTATGCCCCTTTATCCATTATACTGTTACTTTGTTGCCTTCTTTGCTCACTTCAGTGAGGCCTCGATGACATTCAAGTATGAGTTCCGATGTAAGTTTGTAGCTACCTAGTGGTTGCAGTACTCATTTACTGTCTGACAGTATTAGTATATTTTCTTGTTTTACTTCTCGTCTTTTTATCGCATTGCAAGCTTCTATTATTCCTACACATTCAGCTTGGAATACCGTATTGTGTTCCCAGTGTAACCCAGGGGTTTTGAGATGTATATGTTCAGGTCCTCCGAGAAGACACCACACCCGGTcccttcatttgtttttgagccaTTTGTGGATATTCTTAAGTTTGTTTGGTGTAGtccttattaaatatatattaaaaacgggtcactcacgtattttaagtcgaaaaacgctcgacatgtttcactccgtaccgaggagtgtcatcaggagcttgcgtttacggtgacggaccggcgcagactgcgggccgcagctctccgcgcccgataactcggcgcaggcgccggtggcggcaagaggggcgagaaactaccctcatttatggtattattgtcaaatacgtgagtgatccgtttttaatatatttaatatgtctgtgtctcacggaagttttgttattaaaattggtatagtccttgtacaaaaagaaacataaaacatgaaagaacacacatcattagtacaaaggcgaacttatcatGTAATTCATGTATGcggcaccgcgatataatacattCGGTAAAGACACACTGAAAGAAAACGAACTTAAAGATGTTcttctgttctgcaggaaaacaagaagattCGAGGAGAATGGTGTGGCACTTAATGCCTCCGGGACAGTAACCTAGCTGCAGCTCCAACTCTAGGGAATTGGGCTGAATGAACGCAACACGTGATCGACAGCCCACCTGCTTCCTGCCGAGCGTCCCTACACTACCTCTACATGGATGCCTCGCTTATTCTGCTCTACAAAACTTCTGTAAGTAGAGAATGTACAAGTGCAAGAGTTGAAGGATTGAAAGAGCTTGTCATCTTACCTGACAGTCTTCCACACATTtaccttaattaatttaaatgattttaataattatagtcctttttagggttccgtacctcaaaaggaaaaaacggaacccttataggatcactcgtgcgtctgtctgtctgtccgtctgtcacagccgattttctccggaactactggaccaatcaagttgaaatttggtacacatatgtaagtttgtgacccaaatatggacatgtaacgtaaacaaattaattttaaacatgggggccacttttggggggtaaatgaaaaaattaaaaataataattttcaaactatatcatgttacatatcaaatgaaagagcttattgtaaggatctcaaatatattttttttataattttctaataaacagtttagaagttattcaagaaaataggcaaaaaattaccattccccccccccccctttatctccgaaactactaggtctaacattttgaaaaatatacataaaataggtctatacctatagatgtcaagaaaacctattagaaatgtacagtcaagcgtgagtcggacttaattacagttttagatccgacccctacggatttttttaagatatttcactcacatatttaattacacaaacgggtctaccgcgatataatttcattgtttttttacctttaattccgacgtttcagctgagttgcaccagctgtggtcacggaaagactgacgtcccaacaaaccCACAAACGCCAACCAAACGCGCGTCCAaacgcggtagacccgtttgtgtaattaaatatgtgtacaaaacgcgagagtttaaagtgttagatttcactcacgtttcacataaaaaatacattgttaacagtgccggattaaccaataagcaaaacaagcacgtgcttagggcaccacgttcagggggggcaccaaaatgccaggttgaaaaaggtgaacaaattttaaaattagggacagacacatcgtttttaccacacgatttttttttagctgtccaaaagctagtttgcaaaaataatggcgcgtatttctttgggaaacaatcggtagcagtagaagaggtgtgactacatgcatagattcgatttcaacccactcttttgcggttcggcgttaggtcttatgcgaggccttctgccttacggcaaagttgatcttctgccttaagtaattacacttgggcgtggatccaaatccaagctttcctctttcgcagctgggcctactgccttgctcacacttcgccaattcaattcacttggt from the Cydia splendana chromosome 17, ilCydSple1.2, whole genome shotgun sequence genome contains:
- the LOC134799016 gene encoding ubiquilin-2-like codes for the protein MSRQVKSTRVVKFYSACTYFQFSAKVQSHISIFAKMAEGQDDPKKITITVKTPKEKQQVDIEEDADIRKLKEALGPRFGAEPEQLCLIFAGKIMNDADTLKQHNIKDGLTVHLVIKTPPRPEPEGGPRRPPADIGATPFGLNSLGGLAGLESLGLGQSTFMDLQARMQQELLSNPDMLRQVLDNPLVQQMMNDPENMRTLITSNPQMQDLMAVSLEAVQLIEFNLLKATCTGGAQDAVRAARSSALHNTALPPAT